DNA from Abyssibacter profundi:
GCATGGGAATCTTTCCACTGCGCCCCGCGCCGGACACGCCTGACTTGCAATCGGCAATGATGGGAGCCTGCGCCAGATACCCCGCCTCGGCCAACGGCAACAAGGCCAGTTGCACCGCAGTTGGATAGCACCCCGGACAGGCCACCAGCCGTGCCGTTGCCAAATCCGATGCCGCCACCTCTGGCAGCCCATAAACCGCCTCGGCCAGCAACTCAGGTGCCGCATGGGGTTGGCCGTACCACTGGGCGAAACACTGGGCGTCACGCAGTCGGAAATCAGCCGACAAATCGATTACTCGGACACCGCTGTCCAACAAGGCCCGCACCTGGTGCATGGCCGTGCCATGCGGTGTGGCGAAGAAGACCACGTCGAGCCCGCGGCCGCCATCGGGTAGCGACTCCACAAAATCCAGTGTGCTGTGGCCGCGTAAATGCGGAAACCAATCCGCAACAGCCGTCCCGGCAGCCTGCCGGGAGGTCACCGCCTCGATACTCAGCTGCGGGTGCCCAGCGGCCAGACGCAACAATTCGCCGCCCGTGTAGCCAGTCCCGCCGACGATTGCCGCTTTGATCATGCGTCTACTCGCTGTTCAGTTTCATACACTATGGCCATGGACCATCCGCCCATGCCCTCATCACCGCCGCCTCACGCCCTGCAGATCGGTCCGTGAGTCGCCAGATCCTGCATCGAGTGCGCGCGCCGCTGGATCGCATGCGCTATCGCCTGAGCGGCCTGGAAACGCCGC
Protein-coding regions in this window:
- the argC gene encoding N-acetyl-gamma-glutamyl-phosphate reductase yields the protein MIKAAIVGGTGYTGGELLRLAAGHPQLSIEAVTSRQAAGTAVADWFPHLRGHSTLDFVESLPDGGRGLDVVFFATPHGTAMHQVRALLDSGVRVIDLSADFRLRDAQCFAQWYGQPHAAPELLAEAVYGLPEVAASDLATARLVACPGCYPTAVQLALLPLAEAGYLAQAPIIADCKSGVSGAGRSGKIPMLLAEAGENVKAYGVDGHRHSVEIEQEVTRHAGQAADITFTPHLMPMARGIHATVYATLKAPVADVQAVYAQRYTETPFVDVLPAGSHPETRSVRGTNVCRLAVHVTRPGRVTVLSVIDNLVKGASGQAIQAMNLMFGLDEAAGLTLPAALP